From one Triticum aestivum cultivar Chinese Spring chromosome 4B, IWGSC CS RefSeq v2.1, whole genome shotgun sequence genomic stretch:
- the LOC123095145 gene encoding uncharacterized protein isoform X1 yields MNPSGPSDAGGRGEDSSSSSAPPPPPPPQGYAIQPVPPPPQQQQQQQQGDGILPLPPPPQQGYAIQHVWSPFAIGPPVPGPIAPLYPQFWPQQHPYWWSGGYHLPLGPTVWGPTSNASQYMDAMVAQQMPAAPTWPQQPQFVQYPPLLVPQPLQPPPPTHQDWRLVLIRSELLSSPRTLDQLVMSLDAEHSAILLHQLEVGDEQMREMVLDGFKQCAHWIMGNRPGHAVFGALLHSIQVIVDDDRRYEELQIIVEAAVTPELVWRSEDGVASLMLLITAVAWSPGLSTALVNYFVRDRVMDNVGGDELITRCFTTMDYEVTRALVRHAMDTIDDKLDSSFGVPCLGTCFRYATGDELPLFQDALVQRAVTMAMGRNINRLVQRLIDRGENRIEFTRRLLSRLMEHLARLSNNWYGRFVLRRCFMCAVVALQPIVLTACADLPQGDVQALVMHEELRPLHRVLQGGNTNYPAAARRLALKIQALPPHIRDQDELQPLMRAVTRVLVDNMANLGD; encoded by the exons ATGAATCCGAGCGGGCCCTCCGACGCCGGTGGCCGCGGGGAGGACTCGTCGTCgtcgtccgccccgccgccgccgccgccgccgcaggggtACGCGATTCAGCCCGTACCGCCGccaccgcagcagcagcagcagcagcagcagggggatgGGATTCTgcccctgccgccgccaccgcagcaGGGGTACGCGATTCAGCACGTGTGGTCCCCCTTCGCCATCGGGCCACCGGTGCCGGGGCCGATCGCGCCGCTGTACCCGCAGTTTTGGCCGCAGCAGCACCCCTACTGGTGGAGCGGCGGTTACCACTTGCCGCTGGGCCCGACGGTGTGGGGGCCGACCTCCAACGCCAGCCAGTACATGGACGCCATGGTTGCGCAGCAGATGCCCGCGGCGCCGACCTGGCCGCAGCAGCCGCAGTTCGTGCAGTACCCGCCGTTGCTCGTGCCGCAGCCGTTGCAGCCGCCACCACCGACTCACCAAGACTGGAGGCTGGTGCTGATCCGATCGGAGTTGCTCAGTTCCCCGAGGACGCTTGATCAGCTGGTGATGTCCCTGGACGCGGAGCACTCGGCAATCCTGCTCCACCAGCTCGAGGTGGGCGACGAGCAGATGCGCGAGATGGTGCTGGACGGGTTCAAGCAGTGCGCGCACTGGATCATGGGGAACAGGCCAGGGCATGCAGTGTTCGGAGCGCTCCTGCACAGCATCCAGGTCATCGTAGACGACGACAGGCGGTACGAGGAGCTCCAGATCATCGTGGAAGCCGCCGTTACGCCAGAGCTCGTCTGGAGGTCCGAGGACGG GGTGGCTTCTCTGATGTTGCTCATCACGGCGGTGGCGTGGAGCCCCGGCCTGTCCACCGCGCTCGTCAACTACTTCGTGCGTGATCGCGTGATGGACAACGTCGGAGGGGACGAACTGATTACCCGCTGTTTCACCACGATGGATTACGAGGTGACCAGG GCTCTGGTCAGGCACGCCATGGACACCATCGATGACAAGCTCGACTCATCGTTCGGGGTGCCGTGCTTGGGTACATGCTTCAGGTACGCGACAGGCGACGAGCTCCCGCTTTTCCAGGATGCCCTCGTTCAGCGAGCCGTAACAATGGCCATGGGACGAAACAT CAACCGCTTGGTGCAGCGCCTCATCGACCGCGGCGAGAACAGAATTGAGTTCACGCGGCGGCTCCTGTCCAGGCTCATGGAGCACCTCGCTAGACTGTCCAACAACTGGTACGGGAGGTTCGTCCTGCGGCGCTGCTTCATGTGCGCTGTGGTCGCGCTGCAGCCCATCGTGCTCACGGCTTGTGCTGACCTGCCCCAAGGAGACGTCCAAGCGCTGGTGATGCACGAGGAGCTCCGGCCCCTCCACAGGGTGCTCCAGGGAGGCAACACT AACtacccggcggcggcgaggaggttgGCGCTCAAGATTCAAGCACTGCCTCCACATATCCGGGATCAAGATGAGTTGCAGCCGTTGATGAGGGCCGTCACGAGGGTCCTCGTCGATAACATGGCCAACTTGGGCGACTAG
- the LOC123095145 gene encoding uncharacterized protein isoform X2 — protein sequence MNPSGPSDAGGRGEDSSSSSAPPPPPPPQGYAIQPVPPPPQQQQQQQQGDGILPLPPPPQQGYAIQHVWSPFAIGPPVPGPIAPLYPQFWPQQHPYWWSGGYHLPLGPTVWGPTSNASQYMDAMVAQQMPAAPTWPQQPQFVQYPPLLVPQPLQPPPPTHQDWRLVLIRSELLSSPRTLDQLVMSLDAEHSAILLHQLEVGDEQMREMVLDGFKQCAHWIMGNRPGHAVFGALLHSIQVIVDDDRRYEELQIIVEAAVTPELVWRSEDGVASLMLLITAVAWSPGLSTALVNYFVRDRVMDNVGGDELITRCFTTMDYEVTRALVRHAMDTIDDKLDSSFGVPCLGTCFSNRLVQRLIDRGENRIEFTRRLLSRLMEHLARLSNNWYGRFVLRRCFMCAVVALQPIVLTACADLPQGDVQALVMHEELRPLHRVLQGGNTNYPAAARRLALKIQALPPHIRDQDELQPLMRAVTRVLVDNMANLGD from the exons ATGAATCCGAGCGGGCCCTCCGACGCCGGTGGCCGCGGGGAGGACTCGTCGTCgtcgtccgccccgccgccgccgccgccgccgcaggggtACGCGATTCAGCCCGTACCGCCGccaccgcagcagcagcagcagcagcagcagggggatgGGATTCTgcccctgccgccgccaccgcagcaGGGGTACGCGATTCAGCACGTGTGGTCCCCCTTCGCCATCGGGCCACCGGTGCCGGGGCCGATCGCGCCGCTGTACCCGCAGTTTTGGCCGCAGCAGCACCCCTACTGGTGGAGCGGCGGTTACCACTTGCCGCTGGGCCCGACGGTGTGGGGGCCGACCTCCAACGCCAGCCAGTACATGGACGCCATGGTTGCGCAGCAGATGCCCGCGGCGCCGACCTGGCCGCAGCAGCCGCAGTTCGTGCAGTACCCGCCGTTGCTCGTGCCGCAGCCGTTGCAGCCGCCACCACCGACTCACCAAGACTGGAGGCTGGTGCTGATCCGATCGGAGTTGCTCAGTTCCCCGAGGACGCTTGATCAGCTGGTGATGTCCCTGGACGCGGAGCACTCGGCAATCCTGCTCCACCAGCTCGAGGTGGGCGACGAGCAGATGCGCGAGATGGTGCTGGACGGGTTCAAGCAGTGCGCGCACTGGATCATGGGGAACAGGCCAGGGCATGCAGTGTTCGGAGCGCTCCTGCACAGCATCCAGGTCATCGTAGACGACGACAGGCGGTACGAGGAGCTCCAGATCATCGTGGAAGCCGCCGTTACGCCAGAGCTCGTCTGGAGGTCCGAGGACGG GGTGGCTTCTCTGATGTTGCTCATCACGGCGGTGGCGTGGAGCCCCGGCCTGTCCACCGCGCTCGTCAACTACTTCGTGCGTGATCGCGTGATGGACAACGTCGGAGGGGACGAACTGATTACCCGCTGTTTCACCACGATGGATTACGAGGTGACCAGG GCTCTGGTCAGGCACGCCATGGACACCATCGATGACAAGCTCGACTCATCGTTCGGGGTGCCGTGCTTGGGTACATGCTTCAG CAACCGCTTGGTGCAGCGCCTCATCGACCGCGGCGAGAACAGAATTGAGTTCACGCGGCGGCTCCTGTCCAGGCTCATGGAGCACCTCGCTAGACTGTCCAACAACTGGTACGGGAGGTTCGTCCTGCGGCGCTGCTTCATGTGCGCTGTGGTCGCGCTGCAGCCCATCGTGCTCACGGCTTGTGCTGACCTGCCCCAAGGAGACGTCCAAGCGCTGGTGATGCACGAGGAGCTCCGGCCCCTCCACAGGGTGCTCCAGGGAGGCAACACT AACtacccggcggcggcgaggaggttgGCGCTCAAGATTCAAGCACTGCCTCCACATATCCGGGATCAAGATGAGTTGCAGCCGTTGATGAGGGCCGTCACGAGGGTCCTCGTCGATAACATGGCCAACTTGGGCGACTAG